In one window of Spartinivicinus marinus DNA:
- a CDS encoding DUF1348 family protein, giving the protein MIKEEDSRPPLPPFNLETATQKVRMAENAWNSRDPKKVSQSYTNASVWRNRSEFISGRDQIVEFLTKKWNRELEYRLVKELWVYNENRIAVRFAYEWHDDSGNWFRSYGNENWQFDKFGLMEHRIASINDLPIAISERKLHWPLGMRPLGHPGLSEMGL; this is encoded by the coding sequence ATGATAAAAGAAGAGGATTCAAGGCCACCACTTCCACCGTTTAACTTAGAGACCGCTACTCAAAAAGTACGGATGGCAGAAAATGCCTGGAATAGTCGAGACCCTAAAAAAGTATCTCAATCCTATACTAACGCAAGTGTCTGGAGAAATAGATCAGAGTTTATTTCTGGTCGTGATCAAATAGTGGAATTCCTTACTAAGAAGTGGAATAGAGAACTTGAGTATAGATTAGTGAAGGAACTTTGGGTATATAATGAAAACCGTATCGCTGTTAGATTTGCATATGAATGGCATGATGATTCTGGAAATTGGTTTAGGTCGTATGGTAATGAGAATTGGCAGTTTGATAAATTTGGGCTTATGGAGCACCGAATTGCTAGTATTAATGATCTTCCAATAGCAATTAGTGAACGTAAATTGCATTGGCCGTTAGGCATGAGGCCACTTGGTCATCCAGGTTTAAGTGAGATGGGGTTGTAA
- a CDS encoding EAL and HDOD domain-containing protein, with protein sequence MTEIAALLARQPIVDQSKKLQGYELLFRSDTPDALQAADGDRVTSELLDNVFSAFDLDELVGDNPAYINCTRNLLLQKTLINPDRFVLEVLEDVKLDKELLVCLKKLRDEGFTIALDDFELDSQTIKAIPFVDIIKIDVLQHNKEEIASLFNTLKQHKVKLLAEKVENYQMFEYCKQLGFELFQGYFLCKPEVLSGKKMESNKLVVMELVTKLQNPEIDFDDLAGIIDKDPSIAYKLLKLVNSSFYHRGKNVESIRQAITILGLTQVRNLVTILMLSKLTDKPNELTITALVRAMMCQLLAKNTTGTDPGGSFLVGLLSTLDAFMDQPLDALIDSMPVPDSYKEAIINFNGLMGTILINTMLYEQGAWQKINWNQLSEHNITDYAMRDAYCNSLKAAQALQNL encoded by the coding sequence ATGACAGAAATTGCCGCATTACTGGCCAGACAGCCCATCGTCGACCAGAGTAAAAAATTGCAAGGGTATGAGCTATTATTTCGCTCTGATACCCCCGATGCGCTTCAGGCAGCTGATGGAGACCGGGTTACCTCTGAGTTGTTGGACAATGTATTCAGCGCCTTTGATCTTGATGAACTGGTTGGAGACAATCCAGCCTACATCAACTGTACTCGAAATTTACTATTACAAAAAACGCTGATAAACCCTGATCGCTTTGTTTTAGAAGTGCTGGAAGATGTTAAATTAGATAAAGAGCTACTGGTCTGCCTGAAAAAACTTAGAGATGAGGGCTTTACTATCGCCCTTGATGATTTTGAGTTAGACAGTCAAACCATCAAAGCCATTCCATTTGTTGATATCATTAAAATTGATGTGCTTCAACACAACAAGGAAGAAATTGCCAGCCTCTTTAATACCCTCAAGCAACATAAAGTTAAACTACTTGCAGAAAAAGTTGAAAACTACCAAATGTTCGAGTACTGCAAACAACTCGGATTTGAGCTATTTCAAGGGTATTTTTTGTGTAAGCCTGAAGTACTCAGCGGCAAAAAGATGGAGTCCAATAAACTGGTGGTCATGGAGTTAGTCACAAAGTTGCAAAACCCTGAAATCGACTTTGATGACCTGGCTGGCATTATTGATAAAGATCCCAGCATTGCCTATAAGCTATTGAAATTGGTGAACTCCTCTTTTTATCATCGAGGAAAAAATGTGGAGTCCATTCGCCAAGCGATCACCATTCTTGGCCTCACCCAAGTACGTAATTTAGTAACCATCTTAATGCTGAGCAAACTCACGGACAAACCTAACGAGTTAACCATTACCGCTCTGGTTCGTGCCATGATGTGCCAGCTATTAGCTAAAAACACCACTGGAACCGACCCAGGAGGTTCATTTCTTGTCGGCTTGCTCTCCACCCTGGATGCCTTTATGGACCAGCCGTTAGATGCGCTGATCGACTCTATGCCCGTTCCAGACAGCTACAAAGAAGCCATTATCAACTTTAATGGATTAATGGGTACCATTTTGATCAACACCATGCTTTATGAACAAGGTGCCTGGCAAAAAATCAATTGGAACCAACTATCAGAGCATAACATCACTGACTATGCTATGCGTGATGCCTATTGCAACAGTTTAAAGGCTGCACAAGCCTTACAAAATCTGTAA
- a CDS encoding GNAT family N-acetyltransferase has product MNYQFLSLDEDDLVECAQLYVNTFKDEPWNEDWDLEDAFNRLHNFLTPPYSIGLKVVNESEIQGFLIGEIEQWRGSQSFYLREICISKKMQGLGLGKKLMHTLNNELIAKNVSRVYLVTQRDTTPESFYRALGFKTNDKLIVMGKSVNINS; this is encoded by the coding sequence ATGAATTATCAATTTCTCTCATTAGATGAAGATGATCTTGTTGAATGCGCTCAATTATATGTGAATACTTTTAAAGATGAGCCTTGGAATGAAGATTGGGATCTTGAGGATGCTTTTAATCGGTTACATAACTTTTTGACTCCACCATACTCTATTGGTTTAAAAGTAGTGAATGAAAGTGAGATTCAAGGTTTTCTGATTGGTGAAATTGAACAATGGCGTGGGTCTCAAAGTTTCTATTTGAGAGAAATATGTATTTCAAAAAAAATGCAAGGACTAGGGCTGGGGAAAAAGCTGATGCATACTCTTAATAATGAGCTAATAGCAAAAAATGTTTCAAGAGTTTACCTAGTTACGCAGAGGGATACGACTCCTGAAAGTTTTTATAGGGCATTGGGTTTTAAAACAAATGATAAGCTTATTGTAATGGGTAAGTCTGTTAATATAAATAGTTAA
- a CDS encoding phytanoyl-CoA dioxygenase family protein — translation MSVEENGFEIHPGFLDNDSINKIIDEIEALDSDFPKHGIRNAEKKLASVKKLVDSNLLRNKAESYLSGNPEVVRVMVFDKTPDKNWLVTWHQDKTISVNDKKAIPGWGPWTLKDGINHVQPNLKVLEDMVTFRIHLDDANESNGCLKVIPKSHSLGILSKNEQDRVVRESEEYTCLAKPGDLLIMRPLLLHSSSKGTTPHHRRIVHIEYSGFKLPQGLTWA, via the coding sequence TTGAGTGTTGAAGAAAACGGATTTGAGATCCATCCTGGCTTTCTAGACAATGATTCAATAAATAAAATCATTGATGAAATTGAAGCTTTAGATTCTGATTTTCCAAAGCATGGAATTCGTAATGCAGAGAAAAAATTAGCCTCTGTCAAAAAACTCGTTGACTCAAACTTACTTCGAAACAAAGCTGAAAGCTACTTATCAGGCAATCCTGAAGTGGTTCGAGTTATGGTCTTTGATAAAACCCCCGATAAAAACTGGCTTGTCACTTGGCATCAAGATAAGACAATTTCAGTAAATGATAAGAAAGCAATACCCGGTTGGGGGCCATGGACCTTAAAGGATGGCATTAATCATGTTCAGCCAAATTTGAAAGTTTTAGAAGATATGGTGACTTTCCGCATACATCTTGATGATGCAAATGAGAGTAATGGTTGCTTAAAGGTTATTCCCAAAAGCCATAGCTTGGGCATTCTTAGTAAAAATGAACAAGATCGAGTGGTGAGAGAGTCAGAAGAATATACCTGTCTAGCAAAGCCTGGAGATTTATTAATCATGAGGCCTCTGTTACTTCACTCTTCAAGTAAAGGGACAACACCGCATCATCGCCGTATTGTTCATATTGAGTACAGCGGCTTTAAGTTACCACAGGGCTTAACATGGGCTTAA
- a CDS encoding alpha/beta hydrolase produces MKSVIFIFLAVFSYLANADKAFEIPRSEVIELQEPTIKRVYPLFVKLPRSYNSSADKKYPVIYLMDAWYSFQIVSGATRFPMNRGGMEEAIIVGISYSKGSTDNSSRVRDYTPVKDEGWKRETGNANGYSKFIKEVVFPYIENNYRAAPSRRTFVGNSLGGLLGAYILFNSPDMFDSYIIGSPSVWYKNNYILSQPMKMPRTPVKVYLSVGSLEMPTFGARNDMVAGAKALAIKLNKQLKSRVDLKLSIIKDASHATAFPTTAIQGLDWIYGKK; encoded by the coding sequence GTGAAGTCAGTAATATTTATTTTCCTTGCTGTTTTTAGTTATCTTGCGAACGCTGATAAGGCGTTTGAGATTCCAAGAAGCGAAGTAATTGAGCTTCAGGAACCTACAATTAAAAGGGTTTACCCCTTATTTGTTAAGCTTCCCCGTTCCTACAATTCAAGTGCTGACAAAAAATACCCTGTAATTTATTTAATGGATGCATGGTACAGCTTTCAAATCGTCTCAGGGGCAACACGTTTTCCAATGAATAGAGGGGGAATGGAAGAGGCTATTATTGTGGGAATTTCATATTCAAAAGGATCAACGGATAATTCGAGTAGAGTTAGAGACTATACACCAGTTAAGGATGAAGGTTGGAAGCGAGAAACAGGCAATGCTAATGGATATTCAAAATTTATTAAAGAAGTTGTTTTCCCTTATATAGAAAATAACTACCGAGCAGCCCCATCACGACGTACTTTTGTGGGAAACTCGTTAGGTGGTTTACTGGGTGCCTATATTTTGTTTAATTCCCCAGACATGTTTGATAGCTATATTATTGGCAGCCCTTCTGTTTGGTATAAAAATAACTACATATTGTCGCAACCAATGAAAATGCCCCGTACCCCAGTTAAGGTTTATTTATCAGTTGGTAGTTTAGAAATGCCAACATTTGGTGCGAGAAATGATATGGTCGCGGGAGCTAAAGCCCTAGCAATAAAGCTTAATAAACAGCTTAAAAGTAGAGTTGATCTTAAGCTGTCTATAATCAAAGATGCAAGCCATGCAACAGCATTTCCAACGACAGCAATACAGGGTTTAGATTGGATTTATGGTAAGAAATGA
- a CDS encoding FGGY-family carbohydrate kinase: MDNGTQSVRALVFNLAGQLQYKTKIPLQPYFSPKPGWAEQQPEYYWQSVVAACQQLWQLDSSIKQRLAGVTVTTQRGTVIAMNKQGRPLRPAILWLDQRRAELRGKVPQPWRLLFAGLGLNSTVNYFRSKAQANWLVQYEPELWEQTDKFLLLSGYLNYQLTGEWVDSIGSMVGYLPFDYKRLAWARPKDWKWMCSGVAPEQLPRLVAPTTIMGQITQQAAEQTGIPAGLPVIASASDKACEVLGSGGITPDIGCLSYGTTATINTTNAKYIEPIRFIPPYPAAVPTAYNTEVMIYRGYWMVSWFKEQFGLKEQQLAEVQGTEPETLFDELVESVPAGSMGLMLQPYWSPGLKEPAAKGAILGFGDVHTRAHMYRAILEGLTYALREGKETIERRAKTPITQLRVSGGGAQSQAAMQITADIFNMPAVRPHTFETSGLGAAIDAAVGLKLHSTIETAVQQMVHTGDVFEPIKENADRYNALYNEVYLKMYRQLKPFYQTIRKITGYPE; the protein is encoded by the coding sequence GCAGTATAAAACCAAAATACCTTTACAGCCGTATTTTTCTCCTAAACCAGGCTGGGCAGAGCAGCAACCGGAATATTATTGGCAGTCTGTCGTGGCAGCATGCCAGCAATTATGGCAGCTAGATTCCAGTATTAAACAACGCTTGGCTGGGGTAACGGTGACGACCCAGCGGGGCACTGTGATTGCCATGAATAAACAGGGGCGCCCGTTACGTCCAGCGATTTTATGGCTAGACCAACGGCGAGCTGAATTACGTGGCAAGGTACCTCAACCCTGGCGTCTGTTATTTGCCGGGTTAGGATTAAATTCAACGGTTAATTACTTTCGGTCAAAAGCACAAGCTAATTGGTTAGTTCAGTATGAGCCTGAGTTATGGGAGCAAACCGATAAATTTTTATTATTATCAGGCTATTTAAATTATCAGCTCACAGGTGAATGGGTAGATTCAATTGGCTCTATGGTGGGCTATTTGCCCTTTGATTATAAAAGGCTGGCCTGGGCCAGGCCCAAAGACTGGAAGTGGATGTGCAGTGGTGTAGCACCTGAGCAATTACCACGACTGGTGGCACCTACTACTATTATGGGGCAGATTACTCAGCAAGCAGCGGAACAAACAGGGATTCCTGCTGGTTTACCCGTTATTGCTTCTGCCTCTGATAAAGCCTGTGAAGTATTAGGCTCGGGGGGTATAACCCCAGATATTGGTTGTTTAAGTTATGGCACTACCGCTACCATTAATACGACAAATGCTAAGTACATTGAACCTATACGGTTTATTCCTCCTTACCCTGCAGCAGTACCCACAGCTTATAATACGGAAGTGATGATTTATCGTGGCTACTGGATGGTCAGCTGGTTTAAAGAACAGTTTGGCTTAAAAGAACAACAGTTGGCGGAAGTACAGGGTACCGAACCAGAAACATTATTTGATGAACTAGTTGAGTCAGTTCCGGCCGGTTCTATGGGGCTAATGCTGCAACCTTACTGGTCTCCTGGTTTAAAAGAACCGGCTGCTAAAGGCGCTATTTTAGGTTTTGGTGATGTGCATACTCGCGCCCATATGTATCGAGCCATTTTAGAAGGGCTGACTTATGCCCTAAGAGAAGGTAAAGAAACTATCGAGCGCCGAGCTAAAACCCCCATTACACAACTACGGGTGTCCGGTGGTGGTGCCCAAAGCCAGGCCGCCATGCAAATCACCGCCGATATTTTTAATATGCCTGCAGTCAGGCCCCATACCTTTGAAACCTCTGGGCTAGGAGCTGCCATCGACGCAGCCGTTGGCTTAAAATTACATTCCACAATCGAAACTGCAGTACAACAGATGGTACATACAGGCGATGTATTTGAGCCAATTAAGGAAAATGCTGACCGGTATAATGCCCTGTATAATGAAGTCTATTTAAAAATGTACCGACAGCTTAAACCTTTTTACCAAACCATCAGAAAAATCACTGGCTACCCAGAGTAG
- a CDS encoding class I SAM-dependent methyltransferase, protein MSKLTRKSSKHIITSCGVKILKGSHQYIKDLKAQGYQPAIYGHRIWQSGFVLMNYLKKHPLPKRTKVMELGCGWGITSVFLAKQYHASVTAVDADKHVAAYLALHANLNQVQVEFKRNRFEKITTRQLKGQHTLVGSDICFWESMDETLYNLIRRALHADVQQIIIADPGRSPFWRLSERCQAQFNAKMVSHRINKPTATEKYLLVINQ, encoded by the coding sequence ATGTCAAAATTAACAAGAAAATCTTCAAAACACATAATAACCAGCTGCGGCGTTAAAATATTAAAAGGCAGCCATCAATATATTAAAGATTTAAAAGCCCAAGGGTATCAGCCTGCAATCTATGGCCATAGAATCTGGCAATCTGGCTTCGTATTAATGAATTACTTAAAAAAGCACCCTCTGCCTAAACGAACCAAGGTCATGGAATTAGGCTGTGGTTGGGGCATTACCAGTGTATTCTTAGCTAAACAATATCATGCCAGTGTTACCGCAGTGGATGCTGATAAACATGTTGCTGCTTATTTAGCTCTGCATGCCAATTTAAACCAAGTGCAAGTTGAATTTAAACGTAATCGGTTTGAAAAAATCACTACCAGGCAATTAAAAGGCCAACATACCTTAGTTGGCTCTGATATTTGCTTTTGGGAGTCAATGGATGAGACCTTATATAATTTAATTCGGCGAGCATTGCATGCTGATGTTCAACAAATCATCATTGCTGATCCTGGCCGCAGCCCTTTCTGGCGTCTTAGTGAACGTTGTCAGGCTCAGTTTAATGCTAAAATGGTCAGTCATCGCATTAATAAACCTACTGCGACGGAAAAGTACTTATTGGTCATTAACCAGTAA
- a CDS encoding TatD family hydrolase → MSEQLNLIDIGVNLTNSRFDSDREAVIERAINVGVTTLVLTGTDLAESEAALSLCQQWPEYCFSTAGVHPHYAKDFHTSQINTLKGLAKEPQIKALGEMGLDFNRNFSPRPIQEQVFIQQLELAVELKLPVFCHERDAFERQRDILKDFRDHLVDIVIHCFTGEKSSLYGYLDLDCHIGITGWVCDERRGYHLHPLLKDIPDNRLMVETDAPYLLPRSLEKKPANRRNEPCYLPEVVKTIAKHVNKPFEQMAKETTETAKAFFRL, encoded by the coding sequence ATGAGTGAGCAGCTTAATTTAATTGATATTGGTGTTAACTTAACCAACAGCCGTTTTGACAGTGATCGTGAGGCAGTCATCGAACGCGCTATCAACGTGGGTGTTACCACTTTAGTACTCACCGGCACTGACTTAGCCGAGTCTGAAGCAGCCCTTAGCCTATGTCAGCAATGGCCAGAATATTGCTTCAGTACAGCAGGGGTTCATCCACATTACGCAAAGGATTTTCATACCAGCCAAATCAATACCCTGAAAGGATTAGCTAAAGAGCCCCAGATAAAAGCACTAGGGGAAATGGGATTAGATTTTAACCGAAACTTTTCACCTCGCCCTATACAAGAGCAAGTCTTTATCCAGCAACTTGAGCTGGCCGTAGAACTTAAACTACCGGTTTTTTGTCATGAACGAGACGCCTTCGAACGTCAGCGAGATATTTTAAAAGACTTTCGTGATCACTTAGTAGATATAGTAATTCATTGTTTTACTGGAGAAAAATCATCTTTATACGGCTACTTAGATTTAGACTGCCATATTGGTATTACTGGCTGGGTATGTGATGAACGACGGGGCTATCATTTACATCCATTATTAAAAGATATCCCCGACAACCGTCTTATGGTTGAAACGGATGCACCTTATTTGCTACCCAGGAGTTTAGAAAAAAAACCAGCTAATCGACGCAATGAGCCTTGTTATTTACCAGAAGTAGTAAAAACCATCGCTAAACACGTCAATAAACCCTTTGAGCAAATGGCTAAAGAAACCACCGAAACAGCAAAAGCATTTTTTAGGCTTTAA
- a CDS encoding TSUP family transporter, with amino-acid sequence MFETLSLEIGLLLFAIACLAGCIDVIAGGGGLLVLPTLLSVGLSPAQALATNKLQASFGTSTAVIHFTRKRQVDIKSLLFAIGCTFIGAAVGTVVVQLIDNAILTQLIPILLIGIAIYMLVNPNINTHQQQQKITGKTFAMLIGVGIGFYDGFFGPGTGTFFTIAYMTLMGFSLTQATIHSKVLNWASNIASLVFFILGGQVVWAVGLVMAAGQVVGAYCGSHLVLKQGSKIIRPLLVIICVVMSVKLLMD; translated from the coding sequence ATGTTTGAGACGTTAAGCCTTGAAATAGGGCTATTATTATTTGCAATTGCCTGCTTGGCCGGCTGTATAGATGTGATTGCCGGTGGTGGTGGGTTATTGGTGTTGCCTACGTTATTATCTGTTGGTTTAAGTCCCGCTCAAGCATTGGCGACTAATAAATTACAAGCCAGCTTTGGTACAAGTACAGCTGTTATACATTTTACCAGGAAAAGACAAGTCGATATTAAGTCGTTACTGTTTGCGATTGGCTGTACTTTTATTGGTGCTGCCGTGGGAACGGTAGTGGTGCAATTAATAGATAACGCCATTCTTACCCAGTTAATACCTATTTTACTAATAGGGATTGCCATTTATATGTTGGTAAATCCTAATATCAATACTCATCAGCAACAACAAAAAATAACAGGAAAAACCTTTGCTATGTTGATCGGAGTTGGTATTGGTTTTTATGATGGTTTTTTTGGCCCAGGAACAGGCACTTTTTTTACCATTGCTTATATGACCTTAATGGGATTTAGCCTGACTCAAGCCACTATTCACAGCAAAGTACTGAATTGGGCAAGTAATATTGCATCGTTAGTGTTTTTTATTTTAGGCGGGCAGGTAGTGTGGGCAGTGGGATTGGTCATGGCGGCTGGTCAGGTGGTGGGTGCTTATTGTGGTTCTCATTTAGTGCTAAAACAAGGCAGTAAAATTATCAGGCCATTACTCGTCATTATTTGTGTAGTGATGAGTGTGAAGCTATTAATGGATTAG
- a CDS encoding GNAT family N-acetyltransferase has product MQLVPFTSVSYSLLIEWIDNAELNYLWGGPVYVFPLSIEQIDAHLSKAGVYPFLFKVDSKEVGFIELVKESEECVRLCRIFIAPAFRGLGYASHLIKLAIEYAKGELKAREITLAVFAHNHSAVKCYQSLGFNTYEVDENSRQFHAQKWSLLKMKLGIITK; this is encoded by the coding sequence ATGCAATTAGTTCCTTTTACATCAGTAAGCTATTCTTTATTGATAGAATGGATTGACAATGCAGAACTAAATTACCTTTGGGGTGGGCCTGTATATGTTTTCCCTTTATCAATTGAGCAAATTGACGCTCATCTTTCAAAAGCAGGTGTGTACCCATTTTTATTTAAAGTTGACTCTAAAGAAGTTGGTTTCATTGAGTTGGTGAAAGAGTCAGAGGAGTGTGTACGTCTGTGTCGTATTTTCATTGCCCCAGCTTTTCGAGGCTTAGGTTACGCTTCTCACCTGATTAAGTTAGCAATCGAGTATGCAAAGGGTGAGCTGAAAGCTCGTGAAATTACTTTAGCTGTTTTTGCTCATAATCACTCAGCAGTGAAATGCTATCAATCACTTGGATTTAACACTTACGAAGTTGATGAAAACTCACGACAGTTTCATGCTCAAAAGTGGTCTCTTTTAAAAATGAAACTCGGGATTATAACGAAATAA
- a CDS encoding GNAT family N-acetyltransferase yields MEIINYIKSYDDLYSLFKEVKLGSRNKDEIKKAFESSKYISAIYKKGKIIGVGRAFGDEIDCAVICDLAVSLNHQSKGVGSKILQSLVKQVNHHLRIILYAEPGKSDFYEKNNFHTMKTAMMTSSKLPLELGRQIGFIE; encoded by the coding sequence ATGGAAATTATTAATTATATTAAATCCTACGATGATTTATACAGTTTATTTAAAGAAGTAAAGTTAGGAAGTCGGAATAAAGATGAGATAAAGAAAGCATTCGAATCGAGTAAATATATTTCAGCAATATATAAAAAAGGAAAAATAATTGGTGTAGGTAGAGCCTTTGGCGATGAGATTGACTGTGCTGTAATATGTGACCTGGCAGTATCACTAAATCATCAATCCAAAGGTGTAGGCTCTAAAATACTTCAAAGTTTAGTTAAGCAAGTAAATCATCATTTGCGTATTATTCTTTATGCAGAACCAGGAAAGTCTGACTTTTATGAAAAAAATAACTTTCACACAATGAAAACAGCGATGATGACATCAAGTAAATTACCACTAGAGTTAGGTAGGCAAATTGGCTTTATCGAGTAG
- a CDS encoding glutaredoxin domain-containing protein: MGKFLLVFIVLVAAFFALKPGSAPFTAREVNPTCDIIMFSTSWCPVCKSAGEYLDRKNYKYCEVDIEKDSVAYDYYKRLGTQGVPTILIGDQVTVGLNPREIEKYMDKL, from the coding sequence ATGGGTAAGTTTTTGTTGGTTTTCATTGTTCTAGTAGCGGCATTTTTTGCCCTAAAGCCTGGTAGTGCTCCATTTACAGCGAGAGAGGTAAACCCTACCTGCGACATCATTATGTTTTCAACAAGCTGGTGCCCTGTTTGTAAAAGTGCAGGAGAATACCTTGATCGAAAAAACTACAAATATTGCGAAGTAGATATTGAAAAAGACTCTGTTGCTTATGACTATTATAAACGTTTAGGTACGCAAGGTGTTCCAACGATACTCATTGGTGATCAGGTGACAGTTGGCCTTAATCCTAGGGAAATAGAAAAATATATGGATAAACTATAA
- a CDS encoding GFA family protein — MIKGSCCCGTVKFELTEMSSMMGTCHCTRCRKVGASTLVFVKAEAFRITQGRDQISTYYAEPPYNYDRCFCSICGTALGEILSKEESFPLAVNCIDGDIELENKFHELVSEKPDWLKIGDSAKQFDEHPFES; from the coding sequence GTGATAAAAGGAAGTTGTTGTTGTGGGACGGTTAAGTTTGAGTTAACCGAAATGTCTAGTATGATGGGTACGTGCCATTGCACCAGATGCCGAAAAGTTGGCGCAAGCACTCTCGTATTTGTCAAAGCTGAAGCGTTTCGGATAACTCAGGGTCGTGATCAAATATCCACGTATTATGCTGAGCCTCCCTATAATTACGATAGGTGTTTTTGCTCGATATGCGGCACTGCACTTGGAGAGATTTTGTCAAAAGAAGAATCATTTCCTTTGGCGGTCAATTGCATAGATGGGGATATTGAGCTGGAAAATAAATTTCACGAGCTTGTTTCAGAGAAACCGGACTGGCTCAAAATTGGCGATTCAGCAAAACAATTCGATGAGCATCCGTTCGAGTCGTAA
- a CDS encoding LysR family transcriptional regulator, with product MKPTFDDLNYFLEVANTKNLSRAAERQGITQPSISAAMKRLELSFGTALLIRSRNGVQLTKAGVELQTLSKKFMSDWDQLKSSVIRASTEMGGSFTIGCHPSVALYTLPTIVPKLKAKYPLLTLNFVHDLSRKITEQVISHEIDFGLVINPVRHPDLVIQRLFFDEVTIWGNRDIISIQNVLDKNFTLYCDPNLKQTKELLKKIPHLFKIEFSNSLEVIAALVANGAGLGILPKRVAKVSHKPLRKLDDVNATVIDELCLVYRADAQSNAISQKLRHEIRMILSEH from the coding sequence TTGAAACCCACTTTTGATGATTTGAACTATTTTTTAGAAGTAGCCAATACCAAAAATCTCTCTCGTGCAGCTGAGCGACAAGGGATTACTCAGCCCAGTATCAGTGCCGCGATGAAACGCTTAGAGCTAAGCTTTGGTACGGCTTTATTAATTAGAAGTCGCAATGGTGTACAACTTACTAAAGCAGGGGTTGAGCTTCAGACTCTAAGTAAAAAATTCATGTCTGACTGGGATCAACTTAAATCAAGTGTTATCCGAGCGAGTACTGAAATGGGTGGTAGTTTTACAATTGGCTGTCATCCCTCTGTGGCACTTTATACACTGCCTACTATTGTGCCTAAACTAAAAGCTAAATACCCTTTGTTGACCCTTAACTTTGTTCATGATTTATCCCGAAAAATTACTGAGCAAGTGATTAGCCATGAAATAGATTTTGGATTAGTGATCAACCCGGTTCGTCATCCTGATTTAGTCATTCAAAGATTATTTTTTGATGAGGTGACTATTTGGGGTAATAGAGACATAATATCTATTCAAAATGTACTTGATAAAAATTTCACTTTATATTGTGATCCGAATCTTAAGCAAACGAAGGAGCTACTTAAAAAAATACCTCATCTGTTCAAAATAGAGTTTTCAAATAGCCTTGAAGTGATCGCTGCACTGGTTGCAAACGGGGCGGGATTGGGTATTTTGCCTAAACGTGTTGCTAAAGTAAGCCATAAACCGTTGCGTAAACTCGACGACGTAAATGCAACGGTTATAGATGAGTTATGTTTGGTTTATCGTGCCGATGCTCAAAGTAATGCAATTAGTCAGAAGTTAAGGCATGAGATTAGAATGATATTATCTGAACACTAG